From the genome of Mycobacterium dioxanotrophicus, one region includes:
- a CDS encoding amino acid ABC transporter permease, with the protein MFEYQWRTVLAFWPDYLHAAVLALEITIAGFVLAFVIAAVAALARNSTSRLLRFVATCYVEAIRNTPVLLQIFIVYFAMPSFGIRLSAVTAGTIALGINVGAYLTEVLRAGMSSVGKGQLEAAQILGLSTPTVLLNIVAPQALRNVYPALVNNLIQVLLGTSLLSTIAVPEITGVATVVNARTLLFVQVFGIAVALYLVLSYGLSAVATLIERLGFKAPAPSGARKRRAMRLIGARP; encoded by the coding sequence ATGTTCGAATATCAATGGCGGACGGTGTTGGCCTTCTGGCCCGACTATCTGCACGCCGCGGTGCTCGCCTTGGAGATCACCATCGCCGGTTTCGTCTTGGCGTTCGTGATCGCCGCGGTGGCAGCTCTGGCCCGTAACTCCACGTCGAGGCTGCTGCGGTTCGTGGCGACCTGCTACGTCGAGGCGATCCGTAACACCCCGGTACTGCTACAGATCTTCATCGTCTACTTCGCGATGCCGAGCTTCGGCATCCGGCTCTCGGCAGTGACGGCAGGCACCATCGCGCTGGGCATCAACGTGGGCGCCTACCTGACCGAGGTGCTGCGTGCCGGCATGTCCTCGGTGGGCAAGGGACAGCTGGAAGCCGCGCAGATCCTGGGGTTGTCGACGCCGACGGTACTACTGAACATCGTTGCCCCACAAGCACTCCGCAACGTGTACCCCGCGCTGGTGAACAACCTCATCCAGGTGCTGCTTGGCACGTCACTGCTGTCGACCATCGCCGTGCCCGAGATCACCGGCGTCGCGACCGTCGTCAACGCCCGCACCTTGCTGTTCGTGCAGGTGTTCGGGATCGCGGTGGCGCTGTATCTGGTGCTGAGCTACGGGCTTTCAGCGGTGGCGACGTTGATCGAGCGGCTGGGCTTCAAGGCTCCCGCGCCCAGTGGTGCGCGTAAACGGCGCGCGATGCGGCTGATCGGAGCACGGCCATGA
- a CDS encoding amino acid ABC transporter permease: MNLGLIWHSLPFLWSGFLITLALAAVSIAGSTLLGLAVAAVRTSRLPVLPIVARAYVEIFRGSPIPITLLFVYFGAALYLGYSVNLFVAAAVGLSVYHSAFVAEIIRSGIEAVPVGQHEAAQILGLKPAQTFRWVVLPQTVKIVLPPMVGQYISLIKDTSIASIIGLAEMMKVGQSIVDRTSDPVSIYLAVAVFYFIVCYPLSVWVTRTQRKAI; the protein is encoded by the coding sequence ATGAACTTAGGACTGATCTGGCACAGCCTGCCGTTCCTGTGGTCGGGCTTCCTCATCACGCTGGCCCTCGCGGCGGTGTCCATCGCGGGCTCGACGCTACTGGGCCTGGCCGTGGCGGCGGTACGCACGTCGCGTCTGCCCGTGCTGCCGATCGTCGCACGCGCCTATGTCGAGATCTTCCGCGGCTCACCGATCCCCATCACGCTGCTGTTCGTATACTTCGGGGCCGCACTGTATCTCGGCTACAGCGTCAACCTGTTCGTCGCCGCCGCGGTGGGACTGAGCGTGTACCACAGCGCCTTCGTGGCCGAGATCATCCGCTCCGGCATCGAGGCCGTACCCGTCGGCCAGCACGAGGCCGCCCAGATCCTCGGACTGAAACCGGCCCAGACGTTCCGGTGGGTGGTCCTGCCGCAGACCGTCAAGATCGTGCTGCCGCCCATGGTCGGCCAGTACATTTCGCTGATCAAGGACACGTCCATCGCGTCCATCATCGGGCTGGCCGAAATGATGAAAGTCGGCCAGTCCATCGTCGACCGCACCAGCGATCCGGTGTCGATCTACCTCGCGGTCGCCGTCTTCTACTTCATCGTGTGCTACCCGCTGTCGGTGTGGGTCACCCGGACCCAACGAAAGGCCATCTAG
- a CDS encoding amino acid ABC transporter ATP-binding protein, giving the protein MTTSTLTDDKIGRNIQLSGVTKSFGDLQVLRDITLDVADGEVVVLIGASGSGKSTLLRIMSGLETATTGEVVVGGVPMHDPKRAPEIRGHVGMVFQQFNLFPHLDALGNVTLALRKVYKMSKEQATTKGMEVLARVGMDERAHHYPSQLSGGQQQRVAIARALAVNPRIIFFDEATSALDPELVGEVTNVMRSLAADGMTMVVVTHEMGFARRTADRVVFMADGVIAEQGAPEELFGNPQHPRTVQFLSKIAEA; this is encoded by the coding sequence ATGACAACCTCGACGCTGACCGACGACAAGATCGGCCGCAACATCCAGCTATCCGGTGTCACCAAGAGTTTCGGTGATCTGCAGGTGCTGCGCGACATCACCCTCGACGTGGCCGACGGCGAGGTCGTCGTCCTCATCGGTGCATCAGGGTCGGGCAAGAGCACACTGCTGCGCATCATGAGCGGCCTGGAAACGGCGACCACCGGCGAGGTCGTGGTCGGTGGAGTACCCATGCACGACCCCAAACGTGCTCCGGAGATCCGCGGACACGTCGGCATGGTGTTCCAGCAGTTCAACCTGTTCCCCCACCTCGACGCGCTCGGCAACGTCACGCTGGCTTTGCGCAAGGTGTACAAAATGTCCAAAGAGCAGGCCACCACCAAGGGCATGGAAGTGCTGGCCCGGGTCGGCATGGACGAACGCGCACACCACTATCCGAGCCAGCTCTCCGGCGGCCAGCAGCAACGCGTGGCGATCGCCCGCGCGCTTGCCGTCAATCCGCGCATCATCTTCTTCGACGAAGCCACCTCGGCACTCGACCCCGAGCTGGTCGGCGAGGTCACCAACGTCATGCGCAGCCTGGCCGCCGACGGCATGACCATGGTGGTCGTGACCCACGAGATGGGCTTCGCCCGACGCACCGCCGACCGCGTGGTCTTCATGGCAGACGGGGTCATCGCCGAACAGGGAGCACCCGAAGAACTCTTCGGAAACCCTCAACACCCCAGGACGGTTCAGTTCCTCAGCAAGATCGCCGAGGCCTGA